DNA sequence from the Papio anubis isolate 15944 chromosome 7, Panubis1.0, whole genome shotgun sequence genome:
AAGAGGCTATTTCATTTACACTGAGCATCTCTTGTTGAACACAGTCActttcatcagtgatcttagctagacCTTCTGGACAACTTGCTGCAGCTCCTCCATCAGCACTTTTGCTTCACCTTGCATTTTtttgttatggagatggcttctgtacttaaacttcatgaaccaacctcCACTAGCTTCCgtcttttcttctgtagcttcctcacctctcttagcCATCATAGAATTGGAGAGATTTAAGACCTGCATAtaaattaggctttggcttaagggaatgtggtagctggtttgatcttctatccaggcCACTTAAATTTTCCTATATCAGCAATAAGCCTGTCTTGCTTTCTttatcattcatgtgttttcTGGAGTAgcacctcaaacttctgggttcaagtgatcctcccacctcagccttccaagaagctaagactacaggtgcataccaccacaccaggctaatttttaacaaatttttgtagaaatgttcttgctctgttgcccaggatagtcttgaacccctggtctcaagtgatcctcctgcctcggcctcccaaagtgctgggattacaggtgtgagccaccacacccagcctggagtagCAATTTTAATGTCCTTCAAGAACTTTTACTTCGCATTCACAACTTGCTAAATGTTTGGAGCAAGAGGCATAGCTTTCAGCCTATCacggctttcaacatgccttcctcagtaAGCCTaaccatttctagcttttgatttaaagtgagagatgtgtggttcttcctttcacttgaacacttagaggccattgtagggttattaattggtctaatttcaatattgttgtgtctcagggaataaagAGGCCCACGGTGAAGGAGATGGGggaacagtcagaacacacacaacatttattaatttcattttcatctctgggcatggtttgtggcaccccaaaacaattacaatagtaacatcaaagatcactgatcaccataacatataataatcatttaaaagtttggaatattgtgagaattatcaGAATGTGACAGAGGCACAATGTGAGGacatactgttggaaaaatggcactaaTAGACTTGATTGATGTTGGGTTGCCAGAAACCTCCAATTTGTAAAACGtgcaatatctgcaaagtgcaatatctgcaaagtgcaataaaatgagatgTGCCTGTACTATTAATCTCAGAGAATGATGGGAATAGGAACACTAAAGAAGGGTAGCTGTTACCGTGACTTtctgaaatggagaaagaaaagatcCTCACATTGCGGGCAAAATTGATGCTAATTCCTGACAAAATTCTGGAATTGACTTTTAAACAGCTGGGTTAgaagcatttattaaaaaggaaggagTCTCTGTTTTCTTAGAGACAAACAGTCACATCAACTGCTAAaacccattttccttttttgtgtgtgaacattttatttgggaaatgattacagattcacagaaagttatcaaaaaaaatctgttttccttttgatgGGGTAACTAGGACAGTGGATATTAGTACTTTGTATCTTGATTTCAGTGATATGTTTGTGGAAGTCTCACAACATTTCCTGCATTGCCATTTTTTAGGTAGGCCTTTTGTTTCACCTAATAGTCAAGCATTTTTAAGAGCAGAATTCACATCTGTTTTATCTCTGTGTCACCCACAACCCTTTGCACATGAaaggtgttatttatttatttatttattgctattgAATAAGATCCTTCCTAACAAGATAGAAAAATGCCAGCTGTCTGTACAGTCAGGTGGGTCTACAACTTGGTGAAATGTACTTGGAGAAGGTTTATTAACAGATCAATGTCAACCTGGAAACATGCTATGCCTCAGTCTTTTGCCCTGGTCCAAATAGCTTATCAGTATCttgaaagaagacacaaaatcAGGAGGAACATAATTAAGATTCAGAATTACCCTGGCTTGGACCCTGTGCTAAATCGATAAAATGAAATAGAGTAGGGTTTCACAGGGGGTTCAAGGGATCAACTGCACAAAGACAGGATGTAGGGAGACCTAGATTATCTGCTTGCCAGTCAGAGGTTTGATTCCATGAGGGATCTCCTAAGACAGTGAACACGGCCCTAGCCTGGGCAGATAAAAAGAAGGGAGAAGGCTGGATTAAAATGATTGGTTCCAACATGCAGGAGAGACCAAAAGCcagtgacaacaacaacaaaaaaacaagttttaaaggAATACATATATAGTATGATGACaccatttacaaaacattttatattgcTTAACAATATGCAAATTACTAGCTCaggaataaatacatatgtatgaatGATAAACAAGAGAAGATACATAGGAGGCTTTgtttgagaaatgtgtcatttctTATGCTGGATATATGgatattcattatattattatttatgccTTTTGTGAACCtgtagtaaattttattttattttttagatacagggtctccctgtgttgcccaggctggagtacagtgactattcacaggcgCAGTCATAATGCAGTACAGCctgacatcaatttttttttcttttttttttgagatggagtctcatactgtcacctgggctggatggcagtggcacgatctcagctcactgcaacctctgcctcccaggttcaagcaattctcctgcctcagcctcctgagtagctaggattatgagcacccgccaccatgcccagctaattttttgtatttttagtagagatggggtttcaccatgttggccaggctggtctcaaactcctgacctcatgattcgcccaccttggcctcccaaagtgctgggattacaggcatgagccaccgcgcccggcctgaaatcaatttttaaaaattatagttgtGGAGGTTTCAACAAAATATAATGGTTTAAAAAACACCCCAAATAGTAGTAGTTGTCTTGAGATGGAGCAAGTTGCCCTGTGAAGGAGTGAGGTCCCTATCAGAAAAGATACCTGTTAGAGATGTTCTAGAGCAAAGGTTGGCATGCTACAGCCCTTGGATAAAATCTGTCTATTGCCTGTTTTTACATAGATTTATTGGAACACGGCCACACCCACTTGTTAATGGCTGCATTTGCACCATAAGGGCAAAATTGAGTAGTTGCATAGTTGAGACTATATGGCCTACAAAACCTAAAATACTATTTGGCACTTTGCAGAAATAAATGATCACATTCAGTTGGACTAAATGAGCTCTGATTTTCTAAAAGGGGGAAAGGGGCAGTTGGTAGATACTATAGGTGAAAATCTGTGCAACGATTTCAGATTAGTTTTTATACTTAACCCTTAACTCAAACCGAAAGATTACTTGCCAATCTAAGATGGATTCCATGGTTTTGACTTATAAAAAGAACCCTAGCACAATGTGTGGCATAGAGACACCCaagtatttgctaaatgaatgaactgTATATGCAAGTGACCATGCTTTCTACCGTCACCCCAAAGAAGCCGACTGTCAACCCCTCTTGCTGGCCATAGCAGATTGGACAAGGGGTGGGCCCTGAATTTGAGCAGTCAATCCTATCTACCCAGTAACCTACAGAACTTCTGGATATGAAAAGATGAGCTGGACCTCTCACAATCTCTCTCACAGAAATCTGAACTAAAAGTATCCaggccaggagtagtggctcatgcctgtaatcccagcattttgggaagctgaggccacttgagtccaggagtccaagaccagcctgggcaacatggtaaaaccctgtctctacaaaaactacaaaaaaattaggcgggcatggtggtgcatgcctgtagtcgccGCTACGCTACTCGCTAttcgggagacagaggtgggagaatcacctgagctcaggaaggtcaaggctccagtgagccatgattgcaccactgcgctccagcctgggcaacagagtgagaacctgtctcacaaataaataaataaaggtatgcAAAAATAGGGGAGTTAATGGTTGTAATCAGAGTGAAAAATCTGATATGGAGAGAAAGAATGGCTTTGAAATGGCTGTCTTTACCCTCAAGATACCTTAGACTAACCAGAAAAGCCCTCAGGGGAGACTTATGCATGCACCTAACATATGTAAATCCAACTAGAAGCCTTGGGCAAAACGAAACAAACAGTGAGAATGGTGTGGGGGATTCAGGCCACTGCTAAAGGTTGAATTCTACCTGGCTGTGGACCACAATTCACACCTTTACACAAAGAGGGTTGAGGGGTTCTCCATTGCCAGAGACTCTCCACTCTCCAGGGGCTCAAGTGGTTCATACCAGAAGCAGCCATTACCACAGGCTCCTGGGAAGACAGACAGGGGCCCTAGGTACCCACTTCATCTCTTATGCCCTTCTGAACCTGGCTTCCACTCTCTGAGGGTCTGGCTGGCCTTTCCTGACTGTGACCCTCCCAACTTTAGGCAGGTAGAAAGGGCCCGCTCCCATGCTCATGGCCTCTCCCTGGGCCTGTTCCTCTGATAGCGCCAACGAGACCCAGGCCCTGGGAGGAAAACTGAGACCCCTGACCTTTAGGCCACGTTGGAAGGTGGAGATGGACAGCAGGGCCAGGTCTTGCTGCTCCTCAGCGTAGCGTACCAGGTACACGTAGACAAGCTTCTTCACCTTGGGGAGAGCAAGTTTCTCAGCAGAAGGCTTCTCAGCAGGGACCTGTGCCCGCCCCCCTACCCCTGGGATGTCATCTCCCCAGGCAGCTGTGGTCCATGGGGACAAATTCTTCCAGTTGGGGAGAGCACCCGAGTGTATCCAGGTCCTTTACCTTGATCCACATCCAGTTCAAGGACATGGATAGAGTGTCTTCTCCTGGCTCAGGGACATTTCTGAGCAGGTTGGGCCTCCAGGGGCTAAATCATTTCCTTCCTCACCCCAAGCTTGAGTTTGTTCCTGGGGGAAGTGGGAACAAGTGATCCTTCACCCGGTAGTGCTCACCTCTATGTTCTTACAGGCCACATTCTTCACTACCGCTGGAAACAGGTCTGAAGCATTCTTTCCTCGGGCAATCATCTGGGTGGTGGGGTCAAGGTAGGGGAAGAGGGACAAATCGGGAGGCACAGCAACTAATTAGAGGGAAGGTCTACAAGGAGCTAAAGAGAGCTGCTCTTGGccacccaggccccaccccaagggaggccccttccttcccctcttacCGCCACAATCCTCTTCATGGCCTCCAGCTTTAGAGAATCCTTGTTGGTGTCCAGCATCTCCTTCAGGTCATCATGCCTGGTAGGAGGTACAAGAGGTCAACTGAGGGCACAAGGGTGGGGACGGGGTATTAATCAGGAGGGTCCAGGCACAAAGAAGGAACATGGCcaggggaggctcaggcaggaccTGACCCGAAGAGGGACCAGAGAGCCAGGGGGAGCGAGTAAAGTACAGATCAGGGGAAACATGTGGCCAGTTAATATTAGGGGTCCAGGGGAAACATGGCCAGGGGAAACATGTGGCCAGTTAATATTTAGGAAGAACTGTGTCCTTCCTAAAAAGGATATGTTTAAGTcttaacccctagtacctcaaaatgtaaccttatttgggaACACagttgttgcagatgtaattagttaaatgCAATCCTACTCTAGTAGAGTGGGTCTCCAATCCCATATGTCTGGTTTCCTGTAAGAAAACAGCcatgtgggctgggcgcagtggctcacgcctgtaatcccagcactttgggaagctgaggcaggagaatcacttgagccagggagttccagaccagcctggcaacatggtgaaacaatgtgtctacaaaaaatagattaaattgaaatttaaaaaaaaaagacagccacTTAAAGAGACAGACACAGGGAGACTACCAGGTGAAGGCAGAGGATTGGAGAGATGCGTCTACAAGCCAGGGAATGCCAGAGATTGCCAGCAAACAACCAGAAGCTAGAAGGGGCAAGGAAGGATTCCCCTATGTGTTTCAGAGGGAGCAcggtcctgctgacaccttgagttcggacttttggcctccagagctgtgagacaatTCGTTTCTGTTGTTCCAAGCAACCCAATtgtggtacctttttttttttttcaattactaaacttctttttttttttttaaatacttaagttctagggtacatgtgcacaacgtgcaggtttgttacatatgtatacatgtgccatgttggtgtgctgcacccattaactcatcatttacattaggtattcctcccaatgctatccctcccttctccccacaccccatgacaggccccagagtgtgatgttccccaccctgtgtcccagtgttctcattgttcgattctcacctatgagtgagaacatgtggtgtttggttttctgtccttgcagtagtttgctcagaatgatggtttccagcttcatacatgtccctacaaaggacatgaacttatccttttttatggctgcatagtattccatgatgtatatgtgccgcattttcttttttttttttttggtgagacggagtctcactctgttgcccaggctggagcgcagtggcacaatcttgtcccactgcaagctccacctcccgggttcacgccattctcctgcctatctcccaagtagctgggactacagtccgccaccaacacgcctggctaattttttctatttttagtagagacagggtttcaccgtgttagcctagatggtctcgatctcctgacctcgtgatccacctgcctcagcctcccaaagtgctgggattataggcatgagccactgcacccggccatgccacattttcttaatccagtctgtcactgatggacatttgggtttgttccaagtctttgctattgtgaatagtgccgcaataaacatacgtgtgcatgtgtctttatagtagcatgatttataatcctttgggtatatacccagtaatgggatcattgggtcaaatggcatttctagttctagatccttgaggaatcgccacactgtcttccacaatggttttaactagtttacactcccaccaacagtgtaaaagtgttcctatttttccacatcctctccagcaccagttgtttcctgactttttaatgatcatcctTCAAACTggtgtgaggtagtatctcattgtggttttgatttgcatttctctgatggccagtgatgatgagcatttttctaaacatttaaaatatatttctaaacagAATGGGCCAACTCAGTCACAGTAACTGTTGATCTCTATAGCAGAGCAACCCACGAAGAcagaactgatttttttcccataatcAGGAGTGAAAAATATACAACTTGTTTCTGAACCAAAACCACAATTTCTgcagtttaaaatgtttcactGCTAATATGGCCCTGGTAGaaattatgtagttttttttcttatttaaaaaaaaattaaaacaatttcctAAGACGCTGAATCCTCAATCTGGAATGTAGATTCTGAGCACACAGCAGCTCAGTTaccctaaaaaataaagaaaaaattcccaTCACCTGTCTCAGTAGGGCCTGAAAGAAGTGGTGTTGGGAAACCCCTGCTTTAGTATGGAGAGTCACGGCCCCTTGACCCAGACCGAGACCGTGAGTAGCCATAGCTGGTCCTTCTCTCAGAATAAACTCGGATGTAGGAAGTttcactatcacgagagcagAATTTGATGTCATCCAGTTTACGCAGGGCATATTCCATGTCTTCTTTTCTGAGATACTCAACCATCCCCACACCATCCTTCTGCACGTGGGCGTAACAGACATCCCAAACTGCTCGCATGTGATCCTTCAGGTCCTGCCAGCTGCCTGATGGAGGAAGTCCTGAAACAAGAACTCGGAAATCAGATCTTCTTGTAGAAGGTCAATTCCTCCCACCACGGGGCCACCCACCCCGACCTCCATAAGTCCTGGGGAACTCCACACGAAGCCAACGCTGGCCATAATCATAACCATTTCTTCCATAAATAGCATCCTCTGCATCTCGGGGGTCCTCAAAGTGCACGAAGGCAAAGGGCACAAGGCTACAAGGCCGTGCCAGTTCTTGAGCTCGATTTCGTGGATGCGGTCGTACTTGTAGAAAAAGTCTTCCAGGTCCCTCTCGCGCACGTCGGTCGGAAGGCCCACCACGTAGATGCACCCGTCACCCTCACTCATTCTAGCTCATCCGCCCAGCCCAACATCCGCACCGCTCGATGCCACGCCACGGGCCCGCGGGCCGCTGCCTCAGCACtacccgcccccgcccccggcaGCGTCCCTGCGAGCTCTGAGGCGCTCAGTCGCACTGCATTGTGGGAACGAGGCGCAATTGtggtacttcttttttttttttttgagacggagtctcgcgctgtgtcacccaggctggagtgcagtggcgcgatctcggctcactgcaagctccgcctcccagg
Encoded proteins:
- the AP3B2 gene encoding AP-3 complex subunit beta-2 isoform X4, with amino-acid sequence MSAAPAYSEDKGGSAGPGEPEYGHDPASGGIFSSDYKRHDDLKEMLDTNKDSLKLEAMKRIVAMIARGKNASDLFPAVVKNVACKNIEVKKLVYVYLVRYAEEQQDLALLSISTFQRGLKEPVVMAASGMNHLSPWRVESLWQWRTPQPSLCKGVNCGPQPGRIQPLAVA